From Spiroplasma monobiae MQ-1, a single genomic window includes:
- a CDS encoding HD domain-containing protein codes for MEKFIRDNVHGEVYIEDSVFTDLIDTDEFQRLRRIIQLGGGQFVFPSANHTRFSHCIGVYHVICKFLENSEIDKHISEKDKKVLKISGLLHDIGHGPFSHTFELVTTRHHEDYTVDLIKGNTQINKVLLKHNIDPEEVISVIEGRHDNQIVNSLVSSQLDADRLDYLQRDSIGAGVNYSKPDIDWIIRNAKVVEGKIVFASKTMNAIENFLLGRYHMFRQVYEHKISTAFDNTFKMWFKRFKDLYNEGYNFKNIESVDLFKEVFENKPMPLVKYIYLDDYSMFNLFKILKTEDDEILKDLSDRLLNRKFLKVSYDMEEKEFEKMKSEFKGNTSYYFDEVTIKDIFIYKDVNGKKDETIYILKNNKLNNLKDLSEILNIDWKNNIKKVYIFPKYNVE; via the coding sequence ATGGAAAAATTTATAAGAGATAATGTTCACGGAGAAGTCTATATTGAAGATTCAGTTTTTACTGACTTAATTGATACAGATGAATTCCAAAGATTAAGAAGAATAATCCAACTTGGAGGAGGACAATTTGTTTTCCCAAGTGCAAATCATACAAGATTCTCACATTGTATAGGGGTCTATCATGTAATTTGTAAATTTTTAGAGAATAGCGAAATTGACAAACACATATCAGAAAAAGATAAAAAGGTTTTAAAGATATCTGGATTACTTCACGATATTGGTCACGGGCCATTCTCACACACATTTGAATTAGTAACAACTAGACACCACGAAGATTACACAGTTGATTTGATAAAAGGTAATACCCAAATTAATAAGGTCTTACTAAAACATAATATTGACCCAGAAGAAGTTATTTCTGTTATTGAGGGTAGACACGATAACCAAATAGTCAATTCCCTTGTTTCAAGTCAGTTGGATGCAGATAGACTTGATTACTTACAAAGAGATTCAATTGGAGCTGGAGTTAATTATTCAAAACCGGACATTGATTGAATAATTAGGAATGCAAAAGTGGTTGAAGGTAAAATTGTTTTTGCAAGCAAAACTATGAATGCGATAGAAAATTTTTTACTAGGAAGATATCATATGTTTAGACAAGTATATGAACATAAAATATCTACAGCTTTTGATAATACATTTAAAATGTGATTTAAGAGATTTAAGGATTTATATAATGAAGGATATAATTTCAAAAATATTGAATCTGTTGATTTATTTAAAGAGGTTTTTGAAAATAAACCAATGCCTTTAGTTAAGTACATCTATCTAGATGACTATAGTATGTTTAATTTGTTTAAAATTTTAAAAACAGAAGATGATGAAATACTAAAAGATCTATCTGATAGACTACTAAATAGAAAGTTCTTGAAAGTATCTTATGATATGGAAGAAAAAGAATTTGAAAAAATGAAATCTGAATTTAAGGGTAACACAAGTTACTATTTCGATGAAGTTACAATAAAGGATATATTCATTTATAAAGATGTAAATGGTAAAAAAGATGAAACAATTTATATTTTAAAAAATAACAAACTAAATAATTTAAAGGACTTATCAGAAATACTAAATATTGATTGAAAGAATAATATAAAAAAAGTTTATATTTTTCCAAAGTATAATGTAGAATAG
- a CDS encoding helix-turn-helix domain-containing protein: MHLTVDEKIKIIKDFKNSGVTATQFAPTRNVSVVSLRNWVKKYEQGGAEALKTKYEK, from the coding sequence ATGCATTTAACAGTTGATGAAAAAATTAAAATTATAAAAGATTTCAAAAATAGTGGTGTTACTGCAACTCAATTTGCACCAACTAGAAATGTTAGTGTAGTTTCTCTAAGAAACTGAGTTAAAAAATATGAACAAGGCGGAGCTGAAGCTTTAAAAACAAAATATGAAAAATAG
- a CDS encoding CTP synthase yields MAKHIFITGGVVSGLGKGITGSSLGVLLKSGGLKIFMQKFDPYLNIDPGTINPIEHGEVYVTDDGAETDLDLGHYERFIDINLSKHSSTSAGRIYYEALEKERNGKYGGKTVQVIPHITNEIKQRIYKAELESKADVVITEIGGTVGDIESQPFLEALRQVRMEKGKENVMFVHVALLPYLKVSGEFKTKPIQHSVKELLNLGIQPDVIVARSEFDFDQKLKDKISLLCSIPSENVVSCPDSDSIYKVPLVIEKSNLHKIAAKQLDLKLNDSKLEDWNKLVNNIENSKEVLTVHIVGKYVELSDAYLSVIESLKFAGYEINKKIKIHWVNARKLTEQNIKEELSGSTGILVPGGFGEDGVQGKILAAQYARENNIPYLGICLGMQIACIEFARNVLNLKDAHTTEIDSKTQNPIIDIMEGKNRENIGGTLRLGRYVTSLKEGTKASELYKDKVAVERHRHRYEFNNKYREIFEKNGIVFSGLYPEQDLVEIIEYPKNDFFVAAQYHPEFTSRPNKPNPLFMGFINAINKR; encoded by the coding sequence ATGGCAAAACACATTTTTATTACTGGTGGAGTTGTTTCTGGCTTAGGTAAAGGAATTACAGGAAGTTCATTAGGGGTGCTTTTAAAAAGCGGGGGATTAAAAATCTTTATGCAAAAATTTGACCCTTATTTAAATATTGATCCCGGAACAATTAATCCGATCGAACATGGAGAAGTTTATGTAACTGATGACGGAGCAGAAACTGATCTTGATTTAGGACATTATGAAAGATTCATTGACATTAACCTTTCCAAACATTCCTCAACCTCTGCAGGAAGAATTTACTATGAAGCTTTAGAAAAAGAAAGAAATGGTAAGTATGGGGGGAAAACTGTTCAAGTTATTCCCCACATCACTAACGAAATTAAGCAAAGAATTTATAAAGCGGAATTAGAAAGTAAAGCCGATGTTGTTATTACAGAAATTGGTGGAACTGTTGGAGATATTGAATCCCAACCATTTTTAGAAGCTCTTAGACAAGTTAGAATGGAAAAAGGTAAAGAAAACGTTATGTTCGTTCACGTTGCTCTTTTACCATATTTAAAAGTTTCTGGGGAGTTTAAAACTAAACCAATTCAACATTCAGTTAAAGAGTTGTTGAATTTGGGTATACAACCAGATGTTATTGTTGCAAGAAGTGAATTTGACTTTGATCAAAAACTAAAGGATAAAATATCACTTCTATGTAGTATACCTTCAGAAAATGTGGTCAGTTGTCCTGATAGTGACTCAATTTACAAAGTTCCATTGGTTATTGAAAAAAGTAACTTACACAAAATTGCAGCCAAACAATTAGATTTAAAATTAAATGATTCTAAACTAGAAGACTGAAATAAACTTGTAAATAACATTGAAAATTCAAAAGAAGTACTTACAGTCCATATTGTTGGTAAATATGTTGAGTTGAGTGATGCATATCTTTCTGTAATTGAGTCACTTAAATTTGCAGGTTATGAAATAAATAAAAAAATTAAGATACATTGAGTAAATGCTAGAAAATTAACCGAACAAAACATCAAAGAAGAGTTATCTGGGTCAACTGGTATATTGGTCCCTGGCGGTTTTGGTGAAGATGGTGTTCAAGGTAAAATACTTGCAGCGCAATATGCGAGAGAAAACAACATACCTTATTTAGGAATATGTTTAGGAATGCAAATTGCTTGTATAGAGTTTGCGAGAAATGTACTTAATTTAAAAGATGCACACACAACTGAAATTGATTCAAAAACTCAAAACCCAATCATTGATATTATGGAGGGTAAAAACAGAGAAAATATCGGTGGAACTTTAAGGTTGGGTAGATATGTAACTTCATTAAAAGAAGGGACAAAGGCTAGTGAACTTTATAAAGACAAAGTTGCTGTTGAAAGACATAGACATAGATATGAATTCAACAATAAATATAGAGAAATATTTGAAAAAAATGGTATTGTTTTCTCTGGTTTATATCCAGAACAAGATTTGGTAGAAATAATAGAATACCCTAAAAACGACTTCTTTGTTGCTGCTCAATATCATCCAGAATTTACATCTAGACCAAACAAACCAAATCCTTTATTCATGGGGTTTATAAACGCAATTAACAAAAGATAA
- the fba gene encoding class II fructose-1,6-bisphosphate aldolase, whose protein sequence is MSRIYHSKLVNSTQMVKEAHANKYAIGHFNINNLEWTKAILEAAQESNTPVIIATSEGALKYMGGVKVVVGMVNGLLEALDITVPVALHLDHGQSVEMAKKCIEGGYSSVMFDGSHLPYEENIAKVKELMDFANAHEVSVEAEIGSIGGEEDGVVGEGELGDPNQAAEMATTGITMLAAGIGNIHGKYPEWWKSLSFDTLEELQEACKLPMVLHGGSGIPQDQVEKAIKLGISKINVNTELQLAFRDATREYIEAKKDLDDEAKGFDPRKLLAPGFKALKQTFLDLTKVFGCQGKAK, encoded by the coding sequence ATGTCAAGAATTTATCATTCAAAATTAGTTAATTCTACACAAATGGTTAAAGAAGCACACGCAAATAAATATGCAATTGGTCACTTTAACATTAATAATCTAGAATGAACTAAAGCTATTTTAGAAGCGGCTCAAGAATCAAATACACCAGTTATTATTGCTACTTCAGAAGGAGCTTTAAAATATATGGGAGGAGTTAAAGTTGTTGTTGGTATGGTTAATGGTTTATTAGAAGCATTAGACATAACTGTGCCTGTAGCTTTACACCTAGACCACGGTCAATCAGTTGAAATGGCTAAAAAATGTATAGAAGGTGGATATTCATCAGTTATGTTTGATGGGTCACACTTACCATATGAAGAAAACATTGCAAAAGTTAAAGAGTTAATGGACTTTGCAAATGCTCATGAAGTTTCAGTTGAAGCTGAAATTGGTTCAATTGGAGGAGAAGAAGATGGTGTTGTTGGAGAAGGTGAATTAGGAGACCCTAACCAAGCAGCAGAAATGGCAACTACAGGTATTACTATGTTAGCTGCTGGAATCGGAAACATCCACGGAAAATACCCAGAATGATGAAAATCATTATCATTTGATACATTAGAAGAATTGCAAGAAGCATGTAAATTACCAATGGTACTACATGGTGGTTCAGGAATTCCTCAAGATCAAGTTGAAAAAGCAATTAAATTAGGAATTTCAAAAATTAACGTTAATACAGAATTACAATTAGCATTTAGAGATGCAACTAGAGAATATATCGAAGCTAAAAAAGACTTAGATGATGAAGCAAAAGGATTTGATCCACGTAAATTATTAGCACCTGGATTCAAAGCTTTAAAACAAACATTCTTAGACTTAACAAAAGTATTTGGATGTCAAGGAAAAGCTAAATAG
- the rpoE gene encoding DNA-directed RNA polymerase subunit delta, protein MSKLSPINLAYDYLNECKDNASFEDIWNTISKEISGDNDSKNEIIAELYSDLVLDNRFALTSDGKWGLRDYLKFDDVKKQYEYVDKFETTEEFEDLDPESILGLDTFDDDTGESVGKIKKLLDRNLDDDSIDSTLDDDDDDEIDDDDFDDDDDY, encoded by the coding sequence ATGAGTAAACTATCACCAATTAATTTGGCTTATGATTATTTAAATGAATGCAAAGATAATGCTTCATTTGAAGATATATGAAACACTATTTCAAAAGAAATAAGCGGAGATAACGATAGCAAGAATGAAATCATAGCTGAACTTTACAGTGATTTGGTTTTAGATAATAGATTTGCATTAACATCAGATGGTAAATGAGGATTAAGAGATTATCTTAAATTTGATGATGTTAAAAAGCAATATGAATATGTTGATAAATTTGAAACAACAGAAGAATTTGAAGATCTAGACCCAGAATCAATACTTGGTTTAGACACTTTTGATGACGACACAGGTGAAAGTGTTGGTAAAATCAAAAAATTATTAGACCGAAACCTAGATGATGATTCAATCGATTCAACTTTGGATGACGATGACGATGACGAAATCGACGATGATGACTTTGATGACGATGACGATTATTAG
- the ychF gene encoding redox-regulated ATPase YchF, translating to MGLQVGIVGLPNVGKSTLFNAITNSKVEAANYPFATIEPNVGVVEVPDSRLDQLATIFSSKKTIYTTIEFVDIAGLIAGASKGEGLGNAFLANIRETDAICEVIRCFDSKEITHVEGSVDPIRDIEIIELELILADESSVKKRLAKVEPKFKSGKDKDTVFEYNLLKRLETQLSEGKLLNKLEFDEEEKIAIKSFQLLTTKKFIYVANVGEDEVREDNQYVKLVKEYGASCNSPVVKISAKIEEELSELDKDDKEVFLSDAGIETSGLEQLIRAAYSTLGLKTYFTCGPQEARGWQFKEGSTAPQCAGIIHTDFEKGFIKADVYRCEDIFELGDEQSLKNSGKIKLEGKNYIVQDGDVCFFKFNR from the coding sequence ATGGGATTACAAGTAGGAATAGTGGGTTTACCAAATGTTGGTAAGTCAACATTATTTAATGCAATTACAAACTCAAAAGTTGAAGCTGCAAACTATCCTTTTGCAACAATTGAACCAAATGTTGGTGTTGTAGAAGTTCCCGATTCAAGATTAGACCAACTAGCAACTATATTTAGTTCTAAAAAAACTATTTATACAACAATTGAGTTCGTTGATATTGCCGGTCTAATTGCGGGGGCAAGTAAAGGTGAGGGTTTAGGGAATGCTTTCCTTGCCAACATCAGAGAAACTGATGCGATTTGTGAGGTTATTAGATGTTTTGATTCAAAAGAGATAACTCACGTTGAAGGTAGTGTTGATCCTATTAGAGATATTGAAATAATAGAATTAGAATTAATCTTAGCTGATGAATCAAGTGTTAAAAAAAGACTAGCTAAAGTTGAACCAAAATTTAAATCAGGAAAAGATAAAGATACTGTATTTGAATACAACTTATTAAAAAGACTCGAAACTCAACTATCAGAAGGTAAATTATTAAATAAATTAGAATTTGACGAAGAAGAAAAAATAGCTATTAAATCATTCCAATTATTAACTACTAAGAAATTTATTTATGTAGCAAATGTTGGAGAAGATGAAGTTAGAGAAGATAATCAATATGTTAAATTGGTAAAAGAATATGGAGCATCATGTAATTCGCCAGTTGTTAAAATATCTGCAAAGATAGAAGAAGAATTGAGCGAACTGGACAAAGATGATAAAGAAGTTTTCTTGAGTGATGCCGGAATTGAAACATCTGGATTAGAACAATTAATTAGAGCTGCTTATTCAACTTTGGGTTTAAAAACTTACTTCACTTGTGGTCCCCAAGAAGCAAGAGGGTGACAATTTAAAGAGGGTTCAACCGCACCTCAATGTGCCGGAATCATCCATACAGACTTTGAAAAAGGATTTATTAAAGCAGATGTTTACAGATGTGAAGACATCTTTGAACTTGGCGATGAACAATCATTAAAAAATAGTGGAAAAATAAAATTAGAAGGTAAAAACTATATTGTTCAAGATGGCGATGTATGTTTCTTCAAATTTAATAGATAA
- a CDS encoding SPE_1075/MLC_0560 family membrane protein, whose protein sequence is MKKILREFSSNITNHWLSILVKFFMCASGVVICSFGLALYQQAAVGGSQIDWTIYNVLALFNKPDENGLMDHDFMLKYYPNSLKLMYLFLMIGAIALSIKPTLKDYKNSKKKIIWFSFTWMIISDILVTLVVPSVVGLFLPWAKGLGVEEKDTSIRNLIFMAGFICFLIGTALWVKTGWFLGPFNNICTQLVKSTNLNYSASRLIIDGAVFAIGFIFFPFIKGDHKTQFLLTNFGLGTICFTFLVGPIVNEIFKLLDKILNFEKMNSLTTKSVFEV, encoded by the coding sequence ATGAAAAAAATATTAAGAGAATTTTCTAGCAATATAACAAATCATTGATTATCTATTTTAGTTAAATTTTTCATGTGTGCCTCAGGGGTTGTTATTTGTTCTTTTGGTTTGGCATTATATCAACAAGCCGCTGTTGGGGGCAGTCAAATTGATTGAACAATTTATAATGTTTTGGCATTATTTAACAAGCCTGATGAAAATGGTTTAATGGATCATGACTTTATGTTGAAATATTATCCAAACTCGTTAAAATTAATGTATTTGTTTTTAATGATTGGAGCAATTGCTTTGTCAATCAAACCAACATTAAAAGATTATAAAAATTCAAAAAAGAAAATTATTTGATTTTCTTTTACTTGAATGATCATTTCTGATATTTTGGTCACTCTTGTTGTGCCTTCTGTTGTTGGATTATTTCTACCATGAGCCAAAGGCTTGGGTGTTGAAGAAAAAGATACCTCAATTAGAAACTTAATTTTTATGGCAGGTTTTATTTGCTTTTTAATAGGAACTGCATTATGAGTTAAAACTGGATGATTTTTAGGTCCGTTCAACAATATTTGCACACAATTGGTTAAATCAACAAATCTAAATTATTCTGCAAGTAGGTTAATAATTGACGGAGCTGTGTTTGCAATTGGATTTATATTTTTTCCTTTTATAAAGGGTGACCACAAAACACAATTTTTATTAACAAACTTTGGATTAGGAACAATCTGTTTTACCTTTTTGGTAGGACCAATTGTAAACGAAATATTCAAACTACTAGATAAAATACTTAATTTTGAAAAAATGAATAGTTTAACTACAAAAAGTGTTTTTGAAGTTTAA
- the gltX gene encoding glutamate--tRNA ligase yields MSKIRLRYAPSPTGHLHIGNTRTALMNYLFAKHFGGDFILRIEDTDVERNVDGAIESQFDNMEWLGIIPDESFRAPKDGYGKYMQSQKFDVYKDYSNKLIKQGKAYKCYCTPEELERDREAQLEKGIVAPQYNRKCLLNKVEDETKPYNIRFKVPENKIYKINDIVRGDVEFNSKEIGDFVILKSNGIATYNFAVVVDDYEMKITHVVRGEEHISNTPRQCMIYEAFGWEEPRFCHLTLIVDETKKKLSKRSGNAVFFISQYREQGYLPEAIFNYISLLGWSPNNEQEIFTKDDLVKIFDEKRFTKSPSTFDMVKMKWINSQWIKKMSEEDFTKFVINFVDQTKFDLSNRDQKWVESVLLLFKKELEFGVQINDHLDIFFEKQIDDKTREVLKEFDDLKEMIDFLKKEIEVMEDFSEDNIKTLIKEAGNNSGKKGRDLFMPVRIYTTLSEHGPELAKTISLIGKEKVLENINSIK; encoded by the coding sequence ATGAGTAAAATTAGATTAAGATACGCACCAAGCCCAACTGGACACCTGCACATTGGTAATACGAGAACTGCATTGATGAATTATTTATTTGCAAAACACTTTGGTGGAGATTTCATTTTAAGAATTGAAGATACCGATGTGGAAAGAAATGTTGACGGTGCAATAGAATCTCAATTTGATAATATGGAGTGATTGGGGATAATTCCTGACGAATCATTTAGAGCTCCAAAAGATGGCTACGGTAAATACATGCAATCTCAAAAGTTTGATGTTTATAAAGATTATTCAAACAAACTAATCAAACAAGGTAAAGCTTATAAATGCTACTGTACACCAGAAGAGTTAGAAAGAGATCGTGAAGCTCAATTGGAAAAAGGGATTGTAGCACCTCAATACAACAGAAAATGTTTGCTGAACAAAGTTGAAGACGAAACAAAACCGTATAATATTAGATTTAAAGTTCCGGAAAATAAAATTTATAAAATAAATGATATTGTTCGTGGAGATGTTGAATTTAATTCAAAAGAAATTGGTGATTTCGTTATTCTAAAATCAAACGGGATTGCAACTTATAACTTTGCGGTTGTGGTTGATGATTATGAAATGAAAATAACTCATGTTGTTCGTGGTGAAGAACACATCTCTAATACACCAAGACAGTGTATGATTTATGAGGCTTTTGGTTGAGAAGAACCAAGATTCTGTCACTTAACTTTAATTGTTGATGAAACTAAGAAAAAGCTTTCAAAAAGAAGTGGAAATGCAGTGTTCTTTATTTCTCAATACAGAGAACAAGGATACCTACCAGAAGCAATCTTTAACTACATTTCTTTATTGGGATGAAGTCCTAACAATGAGCAAGAAATTTTTACAAAAGATGATTTAGTAAAAATATTTGATGAAAAGAGATTCACTAAATCTCCAAGTACTTTCGATATGGTTAAAATGAAATGAATCAACAGTCAATGAATTAAAAAAATGTCAGAAGAAGACTTTACTAAATTTGTAATCAACTTTGTTGATCAAACTAAGTTTGATTTATCAAATAGAGATCAAAAATGAGTTGAATCAGTCCTGTTGCTGTTTAAAAAAGAACTTGAGTTTGGAGTTCAAATTAATGACCACCTAGATATATTTTTTGAAAAACAAATTGATGACAAAACAAGAGAAGTTTTAAAAGAATTTGATGATTTAAAAGAAATGATAGATTTCTTAAAAAAAGAAATTGAAGTTATGGAAGACTTTAGTGAAGATAACATCAAAACTTTAATAAAAGAGGCTGGTAACAATTCTGGTAAAAAGGGTAGAGATTTATTTATGCCAGTTAGAATATATACAACTTTAAGTGAGCATGGTCCTGAATTAGCTAAAACAATTTCTTTAATTGGTAAAGAAAAAGTTTTAGAAAACATTAATAGCATTAAATAA
- a CDS encoding ParB/RepB/Spo0J family partition protein, producing MAKAKSKYNFKGLDDIFGESVSDIVGVIENDKEKANSKKTLVDVNLLKPNPYQPRKTFEDEELNELASSIKIHGIIQPVIINNKNEIIAGERRTRAAKIAGLKEIPAVVLELTSEQMEEFAIIENIQRVDLLDIEEAVAYKQLSTNLKLKQEEIATRVGKSRSHVANIMRLLNLPQKVQDAMLQRKVTMGQAKPLLSIVNNEKLLDSIFKLILENDITARQVEEMIKKGEADPSEKKIVNKKPSVVYMENKMMRRLGTKVSIDNGKLTIRYSDDEDLNRVLEILGLTDDD from the coding sequence ATGGCCAAAGCTAAATCAAAATATAACTTTAAAGGGTTGGACGATATTTTTGGAGAATCAGTTTCAGATATAGTTGGTGTAATTGAAAATGATAAAGAAAAAGCTAATAGTAAAAAAACTTTAGTTGATGTAAATTTATTAAAACCAAACCCATATCAACCAAGAAAAACTTTTGAAGATGAGGAGTTAAATGAACTTGCATCTTCAATTAAAATCCACGGAATTATTCAACCAGTTATTATTAATAATAAAAACGAAATAATAGCAGGGGAAAGAAGAACCAGAGCTGCCAAAATTGCTGGATTAAAAGAAATTCCTGCAGTTGTTTTGGAATTAACTTCAGAACAAATGGAAGAGTTTGCCATAATTGAAAACATTCAAAGGGTAGACTTGCTTGATATTGAAGAAGCTGTTGCTTACAAACAATTATCAACAAACTTGAAGTTGAAACAAGAAGAAATCGCAACAAGAGTTGGTAAATCAAGATCTCATGTTGCAAATATTATGAGGCTTTTAAATTTGCCTCAAAAAGTTCAAGACGCAATGTTACAAAGAAAAGTGACTATGGGTCAAGCGAAACCTTTGCTTTCAATTGTTAATAATGAAAAATTGTTAGATTCAATTTTTAAATTAATTTTAGAAAATGATATCACAGCAAGACAAGTTGAAGAAATGATCAAAAAAGGTGAAGCTGATCCAAGCGAAAAGAAAATAGTTAACAAAAAACCATCGGTTGTATATATGGAAAACAAAATGATGAGAAGGCTTGGAACTAAAGTTTCAATTGATAATGGAAAATTGACAATTAGATATTCAGATGACGAAGATCTAAACAGGGTTTTAGAAATTTTAGGACTAACAGATGACGATTAA
- the ispF gene encoding 2-C-methyl-D-erythritol 2,4-cyclodiphosphate synthase — protein MIFKVGFSKDTHNLIDGNKIILGGINIPCDKGVQAYSDGDVIFHSLAESIFGALGLEDLGQNYNQKTMEENFDSSTMVIEANKILSERGFKISNIDLLIELDSPKLTDWKIKIKENISNVLNIEIDKISVKATTTEGNFTNIITSYSNVLIYKEEGK, from the coding sequence ATGATATTCAAAGTTGGATTTTCAAAAGACACACACAACTTAATTGATGGGAACAAAATTATTCTTGGTGGAATTAATATCCCTTGCGATAAAGGGGTTCAGGCTTACAGTGATGGCGATGTAATTTTTCATTCTCTTGCAGAATCAATATTTGGTGCCTTAGGTCTTGAAGATCTTGGGCAAAATTACAATCAAAAGACAATGGAAGAAAACTTTGATTCATCAACAATGGTGATTGAAGCAAATAAAATCCTTTCAGAAAGAGGCTTTAAAATATCAAATATAGATTTACTGATAGAATTAGATTCTCCTAAATTAACTGATTGAAAGATTAAAATCAAAGAAAACATTTCAAATGTTTTAAATATAGAAATAGATAAAATATCTGTAAAAGCAACAACAACAGAAGGAAACTTCACAAATATAATAACTAGTTATAGTAATGTATTAATTTACAAAGAAGAGGGAAAATAA
- a CDS encoding DUF951 domain-containing protein — MTINVGDKIYLKKSHPSKTIYWTVLRVGTIYKLQSNLESNLIVEFKKENLIKNIKRIESGD; from the coding sequence ATGACGATTAATGTTGGTGATAAAATTTATCTAAAGAAGTCACACCCCAGCAAAACAATTTATTGAACTGTTTTGAGGGTTGGTACTATATATAAATTGCAATCTAACCTTGAGAGTAATTTAATTGTAGAATTTAAAAAAGAAAATCTTATTAAAAATATTAAAAGAATAGAAAGTGGAGATTAA
- a CDS encoding ParA family protein, with the protein MAKVISVSNQKGGVGKTTTSVNLACGLALANKRVLLIDMDPQFNATTGVGFEIDSDSLSMYHVFVGEKQLSEVIVKDIKPNIDLAPSSIDVAAVDLILLEQKTNNQNVLRDEIKKITDNYDFIIIDCPPSLGLINRNGLAISDTVLIPIQAEHYAMHGVAQLLRTIKKVKETLNPDLTIEGVLVTMFDSRTKLAHDVLEEIMKTFGPKVYKSVIPRNIRISESSIEGKSIFEYDKNGAGSIAYIEFVKEVLKENGQS; encoded by the coding sequence ATGGCAAAAGTAATTTCAGTTTCAAATCAAAAGGGTGGAGTTGGTAAAACAACAACATCTGTTAACTTGGCATGTGGTTTAGCGCTTGCCAACAAAAGGGTTTTACTTATAGATATGGATCCTCAATTCAATGCAACAACTGGTGTGGGTTTTGAGATAGATAGCGATTCATTAAGTATGTATCATGTCTTTGTTGGGGAAAAGCAACTTTCTGAAGTAATAGTAAAAGACATTAAACCAAATATTGACTTAGCACCCAGCTCAATAGATGTAGCTGCGGTAGATTTAATTTTATTAGAACAAAAAACTAATAATCAAAATGTTCTAAGAGATGAAATAAAAAAAATAACAGACAACTATGATTTCATAATAATAGATTGTCCGCCAAGTTTAGGATTAATTAATAGAAATGGTCTAGCTATTTCTGACACTGTATTAATTCCAATCCAAGCAGAGCACTACGCAATGCACGGGGTTGCACAACTTTTAAGAACTATTAAAAAAGTGAAAGAAACATTAAATCCAGATTTAACAATCGAAGGTGTTCTTGTAACAATGTTTGATTCACGTACAAAATTGGCTCACGATGTTTTAGAAGAAATTATGAAAACATTTGGACCAAAAGTTTATAAATCAGTTATACCAAGAAATATTAGAATATCAGAATCTTCAATTGAAGGTAAATCAATTTTTGAATATGACAAAAATGGAGCAGGATCAATTGCTTACATTGAATTTGTAAAAGAGGTGCTAAAAGAAAATGGCCAAAGCTAA